Proteins encoded by one window of Arachis ipaensis cultivar K30076 chromosome B04, Araip1.1, whole genome shotgun sequence:
- the LOC107637100 gene encoding uncharacterized protein LOC107637100: protein MGGGSTRVGSSISSLCSGHRTRTQSRSRRSGVPEWCGCGCRPVLRWSGTDSNPNKPFFGCPNYNTSGKRWCGLFVWADTGQDEPVEKPESYGDNHEVKMNFDWRLGRLEEDVRNQKLVNQLLVLVVSVLIVLIVILYCKA from the exons ATGGGTGGTGGAAGCACTAGAGTTGGAAGCTCTATTAGTTCACTGTGTAGTGGCCATCGGACGAGAACGCAAAGCAGGAGCAGAAGATCCGGGGTGCCGGAATGGTGCGGTTGCGGCTGCCGGCCAGTTCTCAGGTGGTCTGGGACAGATTCAAACCCAAATAAACCATTTTTTGGTTGTCCCAATTATAAT ACAAGTGGAAAGAGATGGTGTGGGCTTTTTGTGTGGGCAGATACTGGGCAGGATGAACCAGTTGAGAAACCAGAATCTTATGGAGATAATCATGAAGTGAAGATGAACTTTGATTGGAGGCTTGGGAGATTAGAAGAAGATGTCCGGAATCAAAAATTGGTTAACCAATTGTTGGTATTAGTTGTGTCTGTATTGATTGTGTTAATTGTTATCCTGTATTGTAAAGCCTGA
- the LOC107637101 gene encoding uncharacterized protein LOC107637101 has translation MGYRIKRQGLLCVLVLNVKDYYGEGIIMLGTVMVIDHDWQGLISAVQEVMPNVHHRFCVWHLWRNFNKSWKDLQLRGLLWECARATTHQEFRDGMDKIKRLNEDAWAYLDKWQRNAWTRSAFSHKPKLDSICNNACEVFNAKIKDARAKPIITLLEEVRMFVMRTIAKNKVKLNNHNGVLTPVIKSRLEKVRKESKNWKPIWTWDNGYEKFEVHGHPTNHVVDLGKRLCTCQFWMLTGIPCVHACAALSRVNKPPEDFCHRLLTIESYRETYNYHINPIPRQPLWEHAEECNRPHAPKIKRKPGKLQMKRRMDADEKGGGGSKKYKADPKPQNNNGDNVHLKRQLGPFTCSFCGDKGHTKRGCKKKRACDVAAAAAVAAAAAEANKKKKNEGGAPASEQQLQQPQHDGNQRDGEDNSLMQSTEIGQATSDAQPVEIDISQPTASDVEDSQKDHGIKRPSKLSPRRRSSPLATSGTHHQLF, from the exons ATGGGCTATCGAATTAAACGTCAGGGACTATTATGTGTACTCGTGTTAAATGTGAAGGACTATTATGGGGAGGGTATTATTATGTTAGGGACTGTTATGGTGATCGACCATGATTGGCAGGGACTAATATCAGCAGTGCAAGAGGTGATGCCCAATGTGCACCATCGTTTTTGTGTCTGGCATTTGTGGAGAAACTTTAACAAGAGTTGGAAGGATTTACAACTAAGGGGGCTTTTGTGGGAATGTGCAAGGGCAACAACTCATCAAGAGTTCAGGGATGGAATGGATAAGATAAAAAGACTGAATGAAGATGCATGGGCATATTTAGATAAATGGCAAAGAAATGCATGGACTAGAAGCGCATTCAGCCATAAGCCGAAGTTGGATAGTATTTGTAATAACGCGTGCGAGGTGTTCAATGCAAAGATCAAGGATGCAAGAGCCAAGCCCATTATAACATTGTTGGAGGAGGTTCGAATGTTCGTAATGCGGACCATAGCCAAGAACAAGGTGAAACTAAACAATCACAATGGAGTGCTCACACCGGTTATAAAGAGTCGATTGGAGAAAGTTAGAAAAGAATCTAAGAATTGGAAGCCTATTTGGACATGGGACAAcggatatgaaaagtttgaggtGCATGGACACCCAACTAATCATGTGGTGGACTTAGGAAAAAGACTATGCACTTGCCAATTTTGGATGCTTACAG GTATTCCTTGTGTGCATGCATGTGCTGCACTGTCTCGGGTTAACAAGCCACCAGAAGACTTTTGTCACCGCTTGCTAACAATAGAGTCATACAGGGAAACATATAATTATCATATTAATCCAATTCCTAGACAACCATTATGGGAGCATGCAGAAGAATGTAACAGGCCACATGCaccaaaaataaagagaaaacctGGAAAACTACAGATGAAAAGACGGATGGATGCTGATGAGAAGGGTGGTGGAGGATCTAAAAAGTATAAAGCTGATCCCAAGCCTCAGAATAACAACGGAGATAATGTTCATCTAAAGAGGCAGTTGGGCCCCTTTACTTGCAGTTTCTGTGGTGATAAAGGACATACAAAGAGAGGTTGTAAGAAGAAGAGAGCTTGTGATGTTGCTGCAGCTGCTgcagttgctgctgctgctgctgaggctaataagaagaagaaaaatgaaggagGTGCCCCTGCATCTGAGCAGCAACTTCAGCAGCCTCAACATGATGGTAACCAACGTGATGGAGAAGATAATTCTCTTATGCAGTCTACTGAGATTGGCCAAGCCACTTCTGATGCACAACCTGTAGAGATAGATATATCTCAGCCAACTGCTTCTGATGTAGAAGATTCTCAAAAG GATCATGGAATAAAAAGGCCTTCAAAATTATCACCAAGGAGAAGATCCTCTCCACTAGCAACTTCT GGTACACACCACCAACTCTTTTAA